In Asanoa sp. WMMD1127, one genomic interval encodes:
- a CDS encoding ABC transporter permease — protein sequence MTVLTVAALTLREAARRKVLRALAVMTVLLLGLSAWGFYRLDAEFGGLTSGEARIASSIVLNLVMFGLSLIAALGTAFLAGPTMAGEMESGTALAMLARPVRRSAVLVGKWLGLAVFGSGFVAVAGLAQFLIVWITMDYWPPRPVLGLLLLAAQTTALLTLGLLLSTVISPMASGIVAVGLFGATWIAGVVGGVGQALGNASVERIGTVSRVILPTDGLWRGAMNAIQDPSALLGLGPGMRGHPFMSDASLTPVYGAWAILWVALILGLAALSFRRRDL from the coding sequence ATGACCGTCCTCACCGTCGCCGCCCTGACGCTGCGGGAGGCCGCCCGCCGCAAGGTGCTGCGCGCCCTCGCCGTGATGACCGTTCTGCTGCTCGGGTTGAGCGCGTGGGGCTTCTACCGGCTGGACGCCGAGTTCGGCGGGCTCACCAGCGGCGAGGCCCGGATCGCCTCGTCGATCGTGCTCAACCTGGTGATGTTCGGCCTGAGCCTGATCGCCGCGCTCGGCACCGCGTTCCTCGCCGGCCCGACGATGGCGGGCGAGATGGAGTCCGGCACGGCGCTGGCGATGCTGGCCCGGCCGGTACGCCGGTCGGCGGTGCTCGTCGGCAAGTGGCTGGGCCTCGCCGTGTTCGGCAGTGGGTTCGTCGCGGTCGCCGGGCTCGCCCAGTTCCTCATCGTCTGGATCACGATGGACTACTGGCCGCCCCGACCGGTGCTCGGCCTGCTGCTCCTGGCCGCCCAGACCACCGCGCTGCTCACCCTCGGCCTCCTGCTGTCCACCGTCATCTCGCCGATGGCCTCGGGCATCGTCGCGGTCGGACTGTTCGGCGCGACCTGGATCGCCGGCGTCGTCGGCGGGGTCGGGCAGGCGCTCGGCAACGCGAGCGTCGAGCGCATCGGCACGGTCTCCCGCGTCATCCTGCCCACCGACGGCCTGTGGCGCGGCGCGATGAACGCGATCCAGGACCCGTCGGCGCTGCTGGGCCTCGGCCCGGGCATGCGGGGCCACCCGTTCATGAGCGACGCTTCGCTGACCCCGGTGTACGGCGCGTGGGCGATCCTCTGGGTGGCCCTGATCCTCGGCCTGGCCGCCCTCTCGTTCCGCCGCCGCGATCTCTAG